A region of the Heyndrickxia acidicola genome:
AACTCGTTCTTTATTTCGTGAATGGCCTTATAAATGGCCGCTTTCTTATTCTCGGGGAGTGGTTTTTTCAGCCATTCGTGTAAAGTATTTTCCCGAATTTTTAATTTCTCTGCTAACATCCAGATAGCAATTTTCCCCCTGGCACTGCGTATTTGTTTGTTGTAAATCGGCCCTGCCACAACGCCTCCCCCTATCGTTCAATTTCAAATATGTCCTCAAATTCAACTTGTAAGGTATCAACAATCTTTTTTGCTGCTACTGGACCCGGGCATCTGGTTCCATTACTAATCTGAACAATGGTCGGCTGTCCTAAATTAGCTGCCTTTGAGAATGAATTCTTTGAGAAACCTTTTTTAATAAGCAATTCATTAAAAAAAATAGGATCTTTAAGCTTTATCTTCATAATTATCACCTCGAAACTATTATTTTTTATAATAATTAATCATATGATATCTATAATTATTATTTTTTTCAATACTTTTATTTATTTTAAATAATATTTTCAATATAAATAAACAATAATATTGTAAATAATAATATTGTTGTTTATGATATAAGAAATGAAAGGTGATGACAAAGATGAAAAATACATTTGGAATATATCTGCGTGATTTAAGAAAGGAAAAAAAAATAACACTTGTGGAATTAGCTGAAAAATTAGAGTTATCTCAGCCTTATTTATCTCAAATAGAGAATGGAAAAATGAATGTACCAAAGCCTGAATTATTATCCAAAATGGCTTCAGTTTTAGATGTGGATTATTATCTTCTAATGAAAAAGGCAGGATATATCACAGAAGAGGAAGCTAGACAAAGCCAAAAGGAAATGGAGCTTGTAAATGTTGAGCGCATACTGCAAAACAACATTGAAGAACAAGAAAAAAGACATTTAGAAAACATCAACTATTTTTGTAAAGATTTTATTGAAATGTACGAAAACGGCAATCCAAATGCGATCGTTGCAGCTGAAAAAATTGCAAACTACCTTAAAGAATTCAATGACCTGAAAAAGACACAAAAAATTGTAAGTGATGCTCTTCTAGAAGAATTCACCCCTTTTTCATTAATGAATGAAGATTAAACACGGATCTGCAGCAGCTGACCGTGTTTTTTTGTTTTTATAGGACTTCTAATTCTTTTTCAACTCTAAAAATAAAGAGAGTCACTTTTTTATATTGCTTCCCCAATAGCTTCAAAATAATATGCAATCTTAGTAAGGGCATCAGCTTTTCTTCTGTCATACGTCCGGGGGCTTATTTGAAATTTCCCATATATGTCTTTATCGAAAACATAATCATCCTTCATATAACGCTCTAGAATGATTTCTTTTTCCTTATCCGGCAGCCGGTTAACTGCATTTTCGATTTGCACGCAGAAATCCTTCCACAGTTGTCTTTCTGGATTATGTTCTGCTTCTGGACCTTCTGTAACAAATTTGCAAACCCTGTATGTATCAAATAGCTTATTAAATTTGCTGAAAAGCTCTTTTTTAGCCATAGTTTACACCGCCCCAGGAATCTTCTTGTACTAATGGTATCAAGAAGTTAAAAGGGAAAAAAGGGCAGTCTCAAATAAACTTTAAAAGACCCCTAATTCGTCAAATTCATTTTTGGCAGCCTTAAATTCACGTTTGATTAATAAACGTGTTTTAGCCTTATCCAGTACGTTGTAGAAGTCATTAAAATCAGCTATTTCGCCACTTTCCACACGTTGAGATAATTGGTTAAATGCAATTTTATAAGCCAATATACATAGTTGATCGTCAGTAAATTGTTTCCCGACTTTTTTATATAGCATTAATTGGTGCATCACGATAGAACCGATTTGTTGCATTAGACCTTGTTCCACAGTTAGTTTTAATTTTTTGGCTGCTAACCAAACACGGCTGTATAAATCCTTAAGTAGTTTTCCAAAAAGGTCTTTGTATTGTTGAAGACGCTCAGGAACAAATTTTATGTATGGAGATCGTTTAGTATTTAATTGATTATTATTATGTTTTAAGTCTAAAGAAATTTTAGTGTCGTTTTTGGAAATATACTCTTCATCCTTTACATGGCAAGGTTTTTCAGGAACTTCACGCCCCGTCATTTGCGCCCCTTCACCTAATTTCTGGAACACGTAAACATTAGCTCCATCTCCGCCTGTTTTGGGTCTGATTGTTTCCTTAATGGCAATTAGTCCAAGCTTTTTGAATAGCCGTATAGCACGTTCCACAGTGGATCTAGATACCCCTGCACTTTCTGCGATAGTATCAATTTGAACCCAGCAAACACCTGGTATATCTGTAGCTCGTCGTGCTAATAAATTCCAAACAGCTAAAGCCCCTTTGGATAGCTTATCTTTGATTCTATAAAATACTTGGCTGCGATGCTGGTCAAACTCTTTTACACTGCTAAACTGTTGTAAATTGCGAAATTGCTCCATATAAACTTTACTCATTATGTATTGTCTCCTTTTGGTTAGGAGAAACAAAAAAGCATACCTTTCCAACCTGTTAAAAATACAAGGTTAAAAAGATATGCTTCAAAATTCGCGAGATTATGCCAAAACAAACCTGTTTACAATAGGCACGTTTCACATTATAATGAACATATTATTTAACCTGTAGGGCTATTACAGGCTTAGAAAAGTCATTCCCGTTAGCGTGCTGGTAACACCTAACATTATGGGAATGGCTTTTTACATTTCGTCCGTTATTAAGTTGTCCTTATTTTAAACTTGCAATCTAGTAATTTCAAGAAATAATTTTTTACCAACGTGTAAGAAAAAGGGCCTTTCTTGTATAAGGGCCCTTATTTTGTTTATAATAGTGTGTGTGATTTTTTAGTTGTTAGGTTAGAGAGTGATTAGTGTCCGCTAGTCGCTCTTTTTCTATTTTCTTTTTACAAAATGTCAAAGTTGCTATGAAAAGATCAATTTCGTTTGGATCCAGGTGAAAACATCTTGCTTGTGGTTCAGGATCATCAGTATTGAATATACAAATCATTGCTTCGCCTTCATCTGTAGATATTTCTAATACAGTGTCATTACTTTTAAATTGCACTTCCAAGTACGTTCACCCCTGTCTGTTTGGCGAATTTACAGCCTTCTTCAAATCCTTGGATGAATTGGCTTTCCCCTACTGCTGCACTCCAATAACAAGTTTGATCGTCTATGTTGGATATAAGTGCTTTTAACTGCTCGCTTGATAAAAACTCGATCAATGCCCGGAAAAGGTTTTTTAGCTTTTCATCTTCTTCCTGGGACCATTGGCTGTAATAAACTTTGCCCTTCTCTTCCAACTCAGCCAGTTTTTCTTTCGCTGCCATTACTAAAAATGGATTCATCTCAAACAGCTCCTTTGAAATTCTTCAACTTCTTGAAGTTATTCTACAACTTATTTTATGTAAAGTCAAAGAAATTATTTATGTTCGTGTACATTTTCTTTAATTTGTTGTAGAATATATTCAAATAAAACATTTAAGGGGAATGCGAAGTGGGATTTTCCTATGATCCATTATGGAAGTTATTGATTGATAAAAAAATGACAAAAGAAGAGTTAAGGACTGTATTAAGCATTTCACCAGGTACTATTGCAAAGATGGGAAAGGGTAAGAATGTTTCAATGGATGTAGTAGAAAGAATCTGTGCTTACCTGGATTGTAATATTGAAGATGTGGTCCAATATGTAAAAAAAGAGTCCTAAAAAGGGCTCTTTTCTTTTGCATTTAAAAAACTTTGATTGAGGGAGAAAAACAGAGTTTGACCTTTGTTAAAAAAACATTATTTCCCGGACTCTTTAAATAATTAAAATTGCTCTATTTAGCCAAATATAGCATTTGATTAATTTTCATTTAACAAACTGTATCATTTTGACTTCCTTTAATTAGCTTTATGTAAACTAGCATAAAAAAAGCGCCCTTTAATGAACGCTTTTTTTGAAATATGGTATTCAGAGGACTACATTATATGGGTTTTTCTTTTTAAAGTTGCTGTAAAGATTTTATTATTAGAAAAAAAAGCGCCCTTAATGGACGCTCGTGTACTTACTGTAAGTTCAGGATGGGATATTATATGGTCGTTCTTTTTAAAGTTGCTGCTTTTCTGCGCTAAAAAACAAAAAAGCCGATGATCTACAAATCATCAGACTTTCTGTTGTGTGCTATTTGTTATAAGGAGTGGTGGAGAAATACAGGCCAATCATTCGCAATAATAACTTACCTCCTAACACTAGAAGATAAACCACTTTTTTTGCTTATCTGTAGCAACTAATCTCCTTTCTGCTAAATCGACGACTTTATTTTTAAAGTTGATGATTGAACCTGCCTGGGCTTTTCTGCTTCTCCTTTTAAGGATCTGCAAAAATTACTGAATGTCTGCGCCTGGAAGACTTTAAACGGGTAGTCTTTGCTTTCCACAGCATAGCGCTGATCCGAGATAATCAGTAAATGAGGCTTTACCTTCTTTTCTCCCTGCCAAGGCTCATTTTCAAGAACTCCACTGTTATACAGGTCTACATACCTTTCTAGCTTTTCATTCATCTGTTTTTCACTGTAAAGTGTCTTTTGTACCTCGATAAAAAAAGGTGTTTTTCTAAAGATGCAAAAGATATCCGGCTCCGCTACCCCTTTGCAGCCGTATTTTGGCTCCACTAAAAAGGTTTCTAACTTCCCAATCTGTAAGATTTCTCTGTAGACAGTGAGGATCGCAAGGAAGTGCCCCACTTTTGCACTGTTTTTCTTCATACTGACTTCCGGGCCAAAATAACAGTATGGAATAAAGGCTGTAGATCGTTGAACATAACCTTCCCTCAATAGCCGTAAAAGGACGTTGTTTGCTGCGAAATTAGGCCGTTTTAAGCCCTTGAAATGTATCTCTGCAATAGAATCCCTATCCATCACCCTAAAACGGTTTAAATCGGCTATTATGGCCTTATCACGTTTCGTCAGTGACATCTAAGAACACATCCTTTTCCGTTAAATCGGGTGCTATATCTGCCGGTTCCTCCACTTTTTTTGCTTCCTTTGCAACCATAAACGGGCTTAAAAGCTCCTTTGCATCTTCCATTTCTAATAATGGAGCTTGAATCTCATATAATCGATCGTTATTCATAATAAACCGGCCGTCAACTTCAATTTCATCAGCACCGGGAGTATTTACAATTCGGGATTCAATCTTATCCCTTAATTTAAAACCCATAGAGACGGTTAAATTGGCTCTTATAGTGGTATCTAATACTTGAGCATTAGGGCGCTGCATAGACAGCACAGCGAATACTCCAAGGGTACGCCCTATTGCCACTATCTCCGTTAAAATATCCATTACAGTTTCATCTTTCCGCAGCATCACAAATTCATCTATACAAACAATGATATAAGGCCGTTTAAATTGAGCCGGTATATGGTCGATATGGCTTACTTCAAAGGCTTCTGTAAGGTCGCTTCGTTCATCTAATTCCTTTTTGATATGTTTCAACATAGACCGGATTTCCACAGGATTGCTTAAAACACATTTTACGTGCTCCACTTTTCGGAAAATATGAAACTCTGACTTCTTACAATCGCCCAGGTATAGTTGCAGGTCTTCAGGCCGTTTCATTTTAATTAGTGTGGTCAGGATAGAACGCAGCTGAGTAGATTTGCCGGACCCGGTTTCCCCTGCTATTAAAATATGAGGTTGTTTTAGGAGATCAAAGCCGACATACTGGCCGTTACGGTCCACACCGCAGATAATACCTAGTCGGTATGGCGCCAATATAGCCTTGATTTCATTGAATTTGTAGGGTAAAAGCTTAGGCATAGACGTTTGGTATATTGTTAGTTTAAATGTCTTGGAATCGCCTTTTAAATCAATGTTTTTGCCGAAATGCTGCTTAAATACATAATCCTTCTTCATTACTTCCTTTGGATCCATACCATTGACCAGGGTAAAGATATAAAAAGTCGTTTTGGCTTTCTTATCGAAATTGACTTGATGAATTCTAGGAAAGATTTTTAATTCTTTATCTCCGTTCTTATATTTAAGAAATATCCCTGCATTCTTAAATGCCTTTCTAAGCTCCATATTCGCCTTTTGGCGCTTCATAAAGGTTTTAATCAACTCCATTGTTTTATCCCCCTTAAATGCTTAGTAAGAACCAAAAAATCAAGCCATAACAGAATACAGGCAAAACAAACTTAAAAATGCCCGATATAGTGCCCGCCACTTCTGAATAACCACTGGAAGCAAATAACGTTTCTGAAAGGGCTATAGCCAATATAAGGCCGCCACCGATAAGGAATAATGTAAAGGGATCTTGTACTGGTAGGAATGATTTAAGGGTGATAGGTGGGAATATGGAGAATAAATTTGTTGTATGAGGTTTTACTTTTGGGATTTGGGCTGCCGGGCTCATAAATTCCTTTAAAGGTATGACCTCAATTTTTTTTTTTGGTAAACACATCTTTTCACCTCGTATTCTAGAAAAATAGGTTGATGATAATAGTATTTAACACATCAGCAATCGGGTGCAGGATGTCTCTATGGACACCGGTTTTTAATGTTTGCATTCCATAGTCAATCAGCTTATATAAGTCCTCTGTCGGTCTGAATTGCTTCATTTCCGTCCATATGGAATAGTCCGCGACACAAACGGCTTCGTGGATGGCGTGCCCGTCTACACATTCATTCATAACCCCGTTATAATTTGTAAATAAATCTTTGTCGGGGTGTACGTGTTGCCAGGGAAGATTATCATAAGCAGATTCAATTTTCTTGCCGATAACACCCCAGCCTGAATGCTTCTGGATATAGGGGATAAGATTCTCATTATTAATGGTAGTAAAGTCTTCGTGGTTAATTTTTACTTTCATCTCAATCACCTCCAACTCGATTGTCTTGATAGAGGGATTTTGAAATTTGGTTCCCCCTCGGGCTCCCCCTCCTCCTCACTCGCTCCTCTCGTTCTTAACAGATTTTTTATTTCTTGTTTTTACAGCCTTTTCTCTTGTACAACTGAAGTAATATAACTTAGTAGATACTGTGTTCAAAACTAGTTTCTAAAACAGTTATTTTCGTGTTTTTACCCTGTTGTTATTGTGTTGTTAGCCTATTTTATGTAACCCTGGTTGTCCAAGTTGACTAATTTAATCACCAAAAAAGGTATTTTTTTTAGGCTTTTTGGACATTACTTGACCATCTAATATTGTGGATGGGAGAGATTAAGGTGTTTGGATTAGGAAAAAAGCGCAGCAAACTGGGAAAATGGTTAGATAAACGAGGAATATCGCAAACTTGGCTTTCAAAGGAGTCAGGAGTAAACCGTAATACAATAAATGAATTGACTTCAGGTGATTCGGATCGTGCACCCACAATCAGGACCGTACAGAAGGTTTTAAAAGCATTAAGGAAAATAGATCCAGGTGTGAAATCAGACGATTTCTTTGATTTATAAAGGGAAAAAGGTTTAACATATCGAATGACATAGCAACAAGGAGGGAACGTTATGAGCGAAACTGGAAGGGAGTACAGTACAAAGGATATCGGGAACATACTCGATATAGCAGATAGTACAGTTCGGAAGTATTGCCAGCTGCTCGAAAAATCGGGTTATCAGTTTACCAGGAGTGAAAATGGATACCGTCTTTTTTTTGAACGGGATCTAAGGGCATTATCAGAGTTTAAGAACCTTTCAAAAGATGGAATCCAAGTGGATGAAATAGCTAAAAAGATCGTGTCGGCTTCCGGCACAGGCGACCCACAAAGCCCGAAGACAAAGGTTTCTGACGATATGCTGCTTAACCTTATGGAAACTGTTCAAACGCTTCAAAAACAGAATGAAACACTCCTGGAACACTCTGAAATTCAGGCCAGATTTAACGAGGAATTAGTAAAAAGGTTAGATCAGCAACAAAAATACATAGATAATAAGTTATCAGAGAGAGACAAACTTCTAACTGACTCATTAAAGGAGTCAATGGAGACAAGAAAATTAATCGCTGCTGCTAAGGAAGAAAAGAAAAGTGGATTCTTTGCACGTTTGTTTAATAAATAATCACTGAGTGCCCATTTACACACCCTAATTAATCTAGGTGTTCAATGGGCCTTTTTTACGCACTCCGTGTAGCTTCGTTGAGATCAACCGAGAACAATCTTTATCATATTGTAAAAAAACACTAAAAATCCTAATGTTGCTACAAAATTTGCTAATGCATTGGGCAATTTAATAACCACTCGTAAGCACCACTTCAAGAACAGGCCAGCAATTAAAGGAACTATGAGTAAGATAGCTAACTGTAATACCATATGGTCCATTTGACCTTGAAATGGTTTGAGATTTAGATTTACATTCATTTTACACCCCCACCTTATTTATCGGTAAAAAGTGTAAATTTTTATTTATTGAAAACCATAAAATAAATGAAAAACCCCACCAATTAGGCGGGGTTTAGTAGGCGCGAGGCCATAATCACATGAGCGCGTTTAAAAA
Encoded here:
- a CDS encoding helix-turn-helix transcriptional regulator — its product is MFGLGKKRSKLGKWLDKRGISQTWLSKESGVNRNTINELTSGDSDRAPTIRTVQKVLKALRKIDPGVKSDDFFDL
- a CDS encoding FtsK/SpoIIIE domain-containing protein, with product MELIKTFMKRQKANMELRKAFKNAGIFLKYKNGDKELKIFPRIHQVNFDKKAKTTFYIFTLVNGMDPKEVMKKDYVFKQHFGKNIDLKGDSKTFKLTIYQTSMPKLLPYKFNEIKAILAPYRLGIICGVDRNGQYVGFDLLKQPHILIAGETGSGKSTQLRSILTTLIKMKRPEDLQLYLGDCKKSEFHIFRKVEHVKCVLSNPVEIRSMLKHIKKELDERSDLTEAFEVSHIDHIPAQFKRPYIIVCIDEFVMLRKDETVMDILTEIVAIGRTLGVFAVLSMQRPNAQVLDTTIRANLTVSMGFKLRDKIESRIVNTPGADEIEVDGRFIMNNDRLYEIQAPLLEMEDAKELLSPFMVAKEAKKVEEPADIAPDLTEKDVFLDVTDET
- a CDS encoding helix-turn-helix domain-containing protein, with product MKIKLKDPIFFNELLIKKGFSKNSFSKAANLGQPTIVQISNGTRCPGPVAAKKIVDTLQVEFEDIFEIER
- a CDS encoding helix-turn-helix domain-containing protein, giving the protein MKNTFGIYLRDLRKEKKITLVELAEKLELSQPYLSQIENGKMNVPKPELLSKMASVLDVDYYLLMKKAGYITEEEARQSQKEMELVNVERILQNNIEEQEKRHLENINYFCKDFIEMYENGNPNAIVAAEKIANYLKEFNDLKKTQKIVSDALLEEFTPFSLMNED
- a CDS encoding helix-turn-helix domain-containing protein codes for the protein MGFSYDPLWKLLIDKKMTKEELRTVLSISPGTIAKMGKGKNVSMDVVERICAYLDCNIEDVVQYVKKES
- a CDS encoding helix-turn-helix domain-containing protein, with amino-acid sequence MSKVYMEQFRNLQQFSSVKEFDQHRSQVFYRIKDKLSKGALAVWNLLARRATDIPGVCWVQIDTIAESAGVSRSTVERAIRLFKKLGLIAIKETIRPKTGGDGANVYVFQKLGEGAQMTGREVPEKPCHVKDEEYISKNDTKISLDLKHNNNQLNTKRSPYIKFVPERLQQYKDLFGKLLKDLYSRVWLAAKKLKLTVEQGLMQQIGSIVMHQLMLYKKVGKQFTDDQLCILAYKIAFNQLSQRVESGEIADFNDFYNVLDKAKTRLLIKREFKAAKNEFDELGVF